One genomic region from Haloarcula taiwanensis encodes:
- a CDS encoding iron ABC transporter — protein MRFAGRTVGWSAGLVAVLCAVVTTSAGIGPVWIPPAVVGKVLLNAVVVPTGISISGPTVDVTTAHMFSYAVSDLRTQIVMQVRLPRILLGAVVGFSLAAAGTIMQGIFRNPMADPSIIGVSSGAAVGAVGFIVAPVVIPFGLGLRGAAFAGALVAAFGVYLIATRNGRTPVATLLLAGVAIQTFLGAVVSFLLLHSGESIRRALYWLMGHLKGASWPEVTTSVVLVAIPFAVLLAYARDLNVMLLGEEDAQSLGIEVERTKRVLLALSAVITAAGVAVAGIVGFVGLIVPHVMRLLVGPDHRILLPTAALAGASFLVATDTLARSGSAEVPVGIVTAVLGAPFFLYLLRKREVHEL, from the coding sequence ATGCGTTTCGCGGGTCGGACCGTCGGGTGGTCGGCTGGGCTCGTCGCCGTCCTCTGTGCCGTGGTGACGACGAGCGCCGGCATCGGTCCAGTGTGGATTCCGCCCGCCGTCGTCGGGAAGGTGCTGCTCAACGCCGTTGTCGTCCCGACGGGCATCTCTATCTCAGGCCCTACGGTCGACGTGACCACGGCCCACATGTTTTCCTACGCCGTAAGCGACCTTCGGACACAGATTGTGATGCAGGTCCGGCTCCCCCGAATACTGCTCGGTGCGGTCGTCGGCTTCTCGCTTGCCGCCGCAGGGACGATTATGCAAGGGATTTTCCGGAATCCGATGGCTGACCCCTCTATCATCGGTGTGTCCTCCGGCGCGGCCGTCGGCGCGGTGGGCTTCATCGTCGCACCGGTCGTCATCCCGTTCGGGCTCGGGCTCCGCGGCGCAGCCTTCGCGGGGGCGCTGGTCGCGGCCTTCGGCGTCTATCTCATCGCGACGCGGAACGGGCGTACGCCGGTCGCGACGCTGTTGCTGGCCGGCGTGGCGATACAGACGTTTCTCGGCGCGGTCGTTTCCTTCCTGTTGCTCCACAGCGGCGAGAGCATCCGCCGGGCGCTGTACTGGCTGATGGGACATCTCAAGGGTGCGTCCTGGCCGGAAGTGACCACCAGCGTCGTGCTCGTTGCTATCCCATTCGCCGTGTTACTGGCGTACGCACGCGACCTGAACGTCATGCTGCTCGGCGAGGAGGACGCACAGAGCCTCGGTATCGAGGTCGAACGAACCAAGCGAGTCCTGCTCGCGCTGTCGGCGGTCATCACAGCGGCGGGCGTCGCCGTCGCCGGCATCGTCGGCTTCGTCGGCCTCATCGTCCCCCACGTGATGCGGTTGCTCGTCGGGCCGGACCACCGGATACTGCTCCCGACGGCGGCCCTCGCCGGGGCGTCGTTCCTCGTAGCGACGGACACGCTGGCACGCTCAGGCAGCGCCGAGGTCCCGGTCGGCATCGTCACCGCCGTCCTCGGCGCGCCGTTTTTCCTGTACTTGCTCCGGAAGCGGGAGGTGCACGAGCTATGA
- a CDS encoding ABC transporter, which yields MNGGAGSDSADPERGRSGPILDVSGLAVSFGDQSVVSDVDFSVDRGSLVGLVGPNGAGKTTVLRTVKGTLDPDRGTVRVDGEPISDRSAKAVSRLVASTPQGTALSFDFSVRQTVEMGRTPHLGRFDRMDEGDRQAVERAMERASVAQFADRPFTSLSGGERQRVLLARALAQETPVLLLDEPTANLDINHAVRTLELVRTLVEDGKTAVAAIHDLNLAARYCDELVLLAGGGIRAAGRPADVLTSDTLRDAFDAETLVTTQPGTDAPLVTPLPEQEAVDRRVHVVGTGKPAASAVSTLVGAGCQVSVGVVPAGDIAAERAQDLDCETVTVPAFAGIDDATRGRAVELARAADAVVTAGETSDGNSPVVEAAGTCLAVEPDESTCTSAAHDTVPLAALPAAVASLPAAPERDAKPTLRQSTTD from the coding sequence ATGAACGGCGGAGCTGGGTCCGACAGTGCCGACCCGGAACGGGGTCGCTCCGGACCGATACTCGACGTGTCTGGCCTCGCGGTATCATTCGGCGACCAATCGGTCGTCTCAGACGTCGATTTCAGCGTCGACCGCGGGTCGCTTGTCGGTCTCGTCGGCCCCAACGGCGCGGGCAAGACGACCGTCCTGCGAACGGTCAAGGGGACGCTCGACCCGGACCGCGGCACGGTTCGCGTCGACGGCGAACCGATTTCGGACCGCTCGGCGAAGGCGGTGAGCCGCCTCGTCGCGAGCACGCCACAGGGTACCGCGCTGTCATTCGATTTCAGCGTCAGACAGACCGTTGAAATGGGGCGGACACCGCATCTCGGCCGGTTCGACCGGATGGACGAGGGCGACCGTCAAGCCGTCGAGCGGGCGATGGAGCGTGCGAGCGTCGCCCAGTTCGCCGACCGGCCGTTCACCTCGCTCTCGGGCGGCGAGCGCCAGCGGGTCCTCCTCGCTCGGGCGCTTGCACAGGAGACCCCAGTGCTCCTGCTGGACGAACCGACGGCGAACCTCGACATCAACCACGCCGTCCGCACGCTCGAACTCGTCCGGACGCTGGTCGAGGACGGAAAGACGGCCGTCGCCGCGATTCACGACCTCAATCTGGCCGCCCGGTACTGCGACGAACTGGTGTTGCTCGCCGGCGGCGGCATCCGCGCCGCGGGCCGTCCCGCGGACGTGCTAACGAGCGACACGCTCCGTGACGCCTTCGACGCGGAGACGCTGGTGACGACCCAGCCCGGCACCGACGCGCCGCTCGTGACACCGCTGCCCGAACAAGAGGCGGTCGACCGCCGCGTCCACGTCGTCGGCACCGGTAAGCCGGCGGCGTCCGCCGTCTCGACGCTCGTTGGTGCCGGCTGTCAGGTCAGTGTCGGCGTTGTGCCCGCCGGCGATATAGCCGCCGAGCGGGCGCAGGACCTCGACTGTGAGACGGTCACGGTCCCGGCCTTCGCGGGCATTGACGACGCGACCCGCGGGCGTGCGGTCGAACTCGCCCGGGCCGCCGACGCCGTCGTGACGGCGGGCGAAACCAGTGACGGCAACAGCCCGGTCGTCGAGGCTGCCGGTACCTGTCTTGCTGTCGAACCGGACGAGAGCACCTGCACAAGCGCCGCTCACGACACCGTCCCACTGGCTGCGCTCCCCGCAGCGGTCGCGTCCTTGCCGGCCGCACCGGAGCGCGATGCGAAACCGACGCTCAGGCAATCGACCACTGACTGA